From Lysobacter silvisoli, the proteins below share one genomic window:
- a CDS encoding type II toxin-antitoxin system RatA family toxin — MTTIRRSALVEHSAARMFALVNDVAAYPRRFDWCDNAQVLESSESHMVARLDLGLGALRTWFTTRNTLARPHHIDLKLVDGPFRQLGGRWEFHALDESACKVTLTLEFEPAVKLLGPAMALGFQSLADRMVDDFVRVADRGDEA, encoded by the coding sequence ATGACCACGATCCGACGTTCCGCCCTGGTCGAGCACTCCGCCGCGCGCATGTTCGCGCTGGTCAACGACGTCGCCGCATACCCGCGCCGCTTCGATTGGTGCGACAACGCGCAGGTGCTGGAATCCAGCGAATCGCACATGGTCGCGCGGCTGGACCTGGGCCTCGGCGCGCTGCGCACCTGGTTCACTACCCGCAACACCCTGGCGCGGCCGCACCACATCGACCTGAAGCTGGTCGACGGTCCGTTCCGCCAGCTCGGCGGGCGCTGGGAGTTCCACGCCCTGGACGAGTCGGCCTGCAAGGTCACCCTGACCCTGGAATTCGAGCCGGCGGTGAAGCTGCTGGGCCCGGCCATGGCGCTGGGCTTCCAGAGCCTGGCCGACCGCATGGTCGACGATTTCGTACGCGTGGCCGATCGCGGTGACGAGGCGTGA
- a CDS encoding CHASE domain-containing protein: MSAAPSGEPADLTALAPRRGYLLALLVLIGALILVFVTWRVARERELRSAESEFVAQTAVMTDLLRQRMIYYELVARGGVSLFGSVARPTPQQWQAYVDGMNLPRRFPAMIGLGFGGYVRSSRLPELQTEWREAGYGLLEVRPRGIRRDYGPILYLEPRTPANAAAIGYDMYSEPTRAAAMLAALESGQARLSGPVRLIQDDANESLGLLLYLPVYRGGDRPQSVDARRTSMQGWVYVPFRMKRFVEASMGTAFSEERFRVYDVTDGYPRLLYASVNGRGEAETDRNAPAFKLSTTLDAYGRNWRIDFESPAQARAAPRLASLQNMLALGLFASLLLYAVALTLARTEDRARKIAVRMTEDYRRSETRFRSAMRYSAIGKALLDSEGRIVEANPALVAIVGNSEESLLGTRFDALFETDDAELAGHAHGRTDTDGVHRATRRLHREDGLVRQVQLTYAPVPGNVGQDISGLVQVEDVTERLRAEARVHALNRTLEARVALRTRELSQANQELEAFAYSVSHDLRAPLRAIEGFSRILVEKHAPQLDEAGRGYLGRVRKAAGRMGELIDALLHMSRLTRSELRLERVDLAKLAGEIVEELRAGDPQRNVEVTIAPALSVVGDAALLRNLLSNLLGNAWKFTRGNARARIEFGVHANAQGLPEYYVRDNGAGFAQEYVGKLFRPFQRLHTDEDFPGHGIGLASVKRIVERHGGAIRAEGVEGKGATFTFTLPGE, translated from the coding sequence ATGAGTGCCGCACCTTCGGGGGAACCCGCCGACCTGACCGCCCTGGCGCCGCGCCGCGGCTATCTGCTGGCCCTGCTGGTGCTGATCGGCGCGCTGATCCTGGTGTTCGTGACCTGGCGGGTGGCGCGCGAGCGCGAACTGCGTTCGGCCGAGTCCGAGTTCGTGGCCCAGACCGCGGTCATGACCGACCTGCTGCGCCAGCGCATGATCTATTACGAACTGGTCGCGCGCGGTGGCGTGTCGCTGTTCGGCTCGGTCGCGCGGCCCACGCCGCAGCAGTGGCAGGCCTACGTCGACGGCATGAACCTGCCGCGGCGCTTCCCGGCCATGATCGGCCTGGGCTTCGGCGGCTACGTGCGCAGCTCGCGCCTGCCCGAATTGCAGACCGAATGGCGCGAGGCCGGCTACGGTCTGCTGGAAGTGCGCCCTCGCGGTATCCGTCGCGACTACGGGCCCATCCTGTACCTGGAGCCGCGCACACCGGCCAATGCCGCGGCGATCGGCTACGACATGTATTCCGAGCCCACGCGCGCGGCGGCCATGCTGGCGGCGCTGGAATCGGGCCAGGCGCGGCTCAGCGGCCCGGTGCGGCTGATCCAGGACGACGCCAACGAAAGCCTGGGGTTGCTGCTGTACCTGCCGGTGTACCGCGGCGGCGACCGGCCGCAGTCGGTGGACGCGCGCCGCACCTCGATGCAGGGCTGGGTGTACGTGCCGTTCCGGATGAAGCGCTTCGTCGAAGCCTCGATGGGCACTGCTTTCAGCGAAGAGCGTTTTCGCGTCTACGACGTGACCGACGGCTATCCGCGGCTGCTCTACGCCAGCGTCAACGGTCGCGGCGAGGCCGAGACCGACCGCAATGCGCCGGCGTTCAAGCTCAGCACCACCCTGGACGCGTACGGGCGCAACTGGCGCATCGATTTCGAATCGCCGGCGCAGGCGCGCGCGGCGCCGCGCCTGGCCAGCCTGCAGAACATGCTGGCGCTGGGCCTGTTCGCCTCGCTGCTGCTGTACGCGGTGGCGCTGACCCTGGCCCGCACCGAGGACCGCGCGCGCAAGATCGCGGTGCGCATGACCGAGGATTACCGCCGCAGCGAAACCCGTTTCCGCAGCGCGATGCGCTACTCGGCGATCGGCAAGGCGCTGCTGGACAGCGAGGGCCGCATCGTCGAGGCCAATCCGGCGCTGGTGGCGATCGTCGGCAATAGCGAGGAGTCGTTGCTGGGCACGCGCTTCGACGCGCTGTTCGAGACCGACGACGCCGAACTGGCCGGCCACGCCCACGGCCGCACCGACACCGACGGCGTGCACCGCGCCACCCGGCGCCTGCACCGCGAGGACGGGCTGGTGCGGCAGGTGCAGCTGACCTATGCGCCGGTGCCGGGCAACGTGGGCCAGGACATCAGCGGCCTGGTCCAGGTCGAGGACGTGACCGAGCGCCTGCGCGCGGAAGCGCGCGTGCACGCGCTCAACCGCACCCTGGAGGCGCGCGTGGCCCTGCGCACGCGCGAGCTCAGCCAGGCCAACCAGGAGCTGGAGGCGTTCGCCTACAGCGTCTCGCACGACCTGCGCGCGCCCCTGCGCGCGATCGAGGGTTTCAGCCGCATTCTGGTGGAGAAGCACGCGCCGCAGCTGGACGAGGCCGGCCGCGGCTACCTGGGCCGGGTGCGCAAGGCGGCCGGGCGCATGGGCGAGCTCATCGACGCGCTGCTGCACATGTCGCGCCTGACCCGCAGCGAGCTGCGCCTGGAGCGCGTGGACCTGGCCAAGCTGGCCGGCGAGATCGTCGAGGAACTGCGCGCGGGCGACCCGCAGCGCAACGTCGAGGTGACGATCGCGCCGGCGCTGTCGGTGGTGGGCGACGCGGCGCTGTTGCGCAACCTGCTGTCGAACCTGTTGGGCAATGCCTGGAAGTTCACCCGCGGCAACGCGCGGGCGCGCATCGAGTTCGGCGTGCACGCCAATGCACAGGGGCTGCCGGAGTACTACGTGCGCGACAACGGCGCCGGTTTCGCCCAGGAATACGTGGGCAAGCTGTTCCGGCCGTTCCAGCGCCTGCACACCGACGAGGATTTCCCCGGACACGGCATCGGCCTGGCTTCGGTCAAGCGCATCGTCGAACGCCACGGCGGCGCGATCCGCGCCGAAGGCGTGGAAGGGAAGGGGGCTACGTTTACTTTCACCTTGCCGGGCGAATGA
- a CDS encoding RnfH family protein: MKIELVRAWPRRYESRQLDLPEGATLAQALAAAGWAQDEETVAYALHGVRATAETALRDGDRVELLRPLLADPKDARRRRAQAKADADGSRRG; the protein is encoded by the coding sequence GTGAAGATCGAGCTGGTCCGGGCTTGGCCGCGGCGCTACGAATCGCGCCAGTTGGACCTGCCCGAGGGGGCGACCCTGGCCCAGGCGCTGGCCGCGGCCGGCTGGGCGCAGGATGAAGAGACGGTGGCCTACGCCCTGCACGGCGTGCGCGCCACGGCGGAGACGGCGCTGCGCGACGGCGACCGCGTCGAGCTGCTGCGGCCGCTGCTGGCCGACCCCAAGGATGCGCGGCGCCGGCGCGCGCAGGCCAAGGCCGACGCGGACGGCAGCCGCAGGGGCTGA
- a CDS encoding outer membrane protein assembly factor BamE, with product MRKLLLVLSIALITSGCGILYKQPIYQGNLLEKTAVDQLQTGMSKQQVQLLLGSPSIEDPFHHNRWDYTATQRTGRLGRTDMKNLVLFFENDSLVRWEGDYFPEQDEQIAKAAPKQFGRNLAKEKDKKRRR from the coding sequence ATGCGCAAGCTCCTGCTCGTACTCTCGATTGCCCTGATCACCTCCGGCTGCGGCATCCTCTACAAGCAGCCGATCTACCAGGGCAACCTGCTGGAAAAGACCGCCGTCGACCAGCTGCAGACCGGCATGAGCAAGCAGCAGGTGCAGTTGCTGCTGGGCAGCCCCTCGATCGAAGACCCGTTCCACCACAACCGCTGGGACTACACCGCCACCCAGCGCACCGGCCGCCTGGGCCGCACCGACATGAAGAACCTGGTGCTGTTCTTCGAAAACGACAGCCTGGTCCGCTGGGAGGGCGACTACTTCCCCGAGCAGGACGAGCAGATCGCCAAGGCCGCGCCCAAGCAGTTCGGCCGCAATCTGGCCAAGGAAAAGGACAAGAAGCGCCGCCGCTGA
- the dnaK gene encoding molecular chaperone DnaK: protein MGKIIGIDLGTTNSCVAIMEGGNVKVIENAEGDRTTPSIVAFTKDSEVLVGASAKRQAVTNPKNTFYAVKRLIGRKFTDAEVQKDLDLVPYGIVQHDNGDAWVATADGKKMAPQQISAEVLAKMKKTAEAYLGETVTEAVITVPAYFNDSQRQATKDAGKIAGLDVKRIINEPTAAALAYGMDKKGGDRKVAVYDLGGGTFDVSIIEIASVDGEMQVEVLSTNGDTFLGGEDFDKRVIDYLVEEFLKDQGIDLRKDPLALQRLKDAAERAKIELSSAQQTEVNLPYVTADASGPKHLNIKLTRAKLESLVEDLVKKTIEPCRIALNDAGLRASDISEVILVGGQTRMPKVGQAVAEFFGKEPRKDVNPDEAVAVGAAIQGGVLQGDVKDVLLLDVTPLSLGIETLGGVFTKIIEKNTTIPTKASQTFSTAEDNQSAVTVHVLQGEREQARYNKSLARFDLSGIEPAPRGMPQVEVSFDIDANGILHVSAKDKKTGKEQKVEIKAGSGLSEEEIAKMVADAEANREEDQKFHDLVQARNQADGLIHMARSTIKEHGEKLPGEAIGRAESAIAELETAMKGDDKGQIEAKSKALEDAAQALFAAAQAQQPGADEGAAGGAKSEDVVDAEFTEVKDDKK from the coding sequence ATGGGCAAGATCATCGGCATCGACCTGGGCACGACCAACTCGTGCGTGGCGATCATGGAAGGCGGCAACGTCAAGGTCATCGAGAACGCGGAAGGCGATCGCACCACGCCGTCCATCGTCGCCTTCACCAAGGACAGCGAAGTCCTGGTCGGCGCATCGGCCAAGCGCCAGGCCGTCACCAACCCCAAGAACACCTTCTACGCGGTGAAGCGCCTGATCGGCCGCAAGTTCACCGACGCCGAAGTGCAGAAGGACCTGGACCTGGTGCCCTACGGCATCGTCCAGCACGACAACGGCGACGCCTGGGTGGCCACCGCCGACGGCAAGAAGATGGCGCCGCAGCAGATCTCGGCCGAAGTGCTGGCCAAGATGAAGAAGACCGCCGAGGCCTACCTGGGCGAGACCGTCACCGAGGCGGTCATCACCGTGCCGGCCTACTTCAACGACAGCCAGCGCCAGGCGACCAAGGACGCCGGCAAGATCGCCGGCCTGGACGTCAAGCGCATCATCAACGAGCCCACCGCGGCCGCGCTGGCCTACGGCATGGACAAGAAGGGCGGCGACCGCAAGGTGGCCGTGTACGACCTGGGCGGCGGCACCTTCGACGTGTCGATCATCGAGATCGCGTCGGTCGACGGCGAAATGCAGGTCGAGGTGCTGTCCACCAACGGCGACACCTTCCTGGGCGGCGAAGACTTCGACAAGCGCGTGATCGACTACTTGGTCGAGGAATTCCTCAAGGACCAGGGCATCGACCTGCGCAAGGACCCGCTGGCGCTGCAGCGCCTGAAGGACGCGGCCGAGCGCGCCAAGATCGAGCTGTCCAGCGCGCAGCAGACCGAGGTCAACCTGCCGTACGTGACCGCCGACGCCTCGGGCCCGAAGCACCTGAACATCAAGCTGACCCGGGCCAAGCTGGAATCGCTGGTCGAGGACCTGGTCAAGAAGACCATCGAGCCCTGCCGCATCGCTCTGAACGACGCCGGCCTGCGCGCCAGCGACATCAGCGAGGTGATCCTGGTCGGCGGCCAGACCCGCATGCCGAAGGTTGGACAAGCGGTGGCCGAATTCTTCGGCAAGGAGCCGCGCAAGGACGTCAACCCGGACGAAGCCGTGGCCGTGGGCGCGGCGATCCAGGGCGGCGTGCTGCAAGGCGACGTCAAGGACGTGCTGCTGCTGGACGTGACCCCGCTGAGCCTGGGCATCGAAACCCTGGGCGGCGTGTTCACCAAGATCATCGAGAAGAACACCACCATTCCGACCAAGGCCTCGCAGACCTTCTCCACCGCCGAGGACAACCAGTCGGCCGTGACCGTGCACGTGCTGCAGGGCGAGCGCGAGCAGGCCCGCTACAACAAGTCGCTGGCCCGCTTCGACCTGTCCGGCATCGAGCCGGCGCCGCGCGGCATGCCGCAGGTGGAGGTGTCGTTCGACATCGACGCCAACGGCATCCTGCACGTGTCGGCCAAGGACAAGAAGACCGGCAAGGAACAGAAGGTCGAGATCAAGGCCGGTTCGGGCCTGTCCGAGGAGGAGATCGCCAAGATGGTCGCCGACGCGGAAGCCAACCGCGAGGAAGACCAGAAGTTCCATGACCTGGTGCAGGCGCGCAACCAGGCCGACGGCCTGATCCACATGGCCCGCAGCACGATCAAGGAGCACGGCGAGAAGCTGCCGGGCGAGGCGATCGGCCGCGCCGAATCGGCCATCGCCGAGCTGGAAACGGCGATGAAGGGCGACGACAAGGGCCAGATCGAGGCCAAGTCCAAGGCCCTGGAGGACGCCGCCCAGGCGCTGTTCGCCGCGGCCCAGGCGCAGCAGCCGGGCGCCGACGAGGGCGCGGCCGGCGGCGCCAAGTCCGAAGACGTGGTGGACGCGGAGTTCACCGAGGTCAAGGACGACAAGAAGTAA
- the recN gene encoding DNA repair protein RecN, translated as MLTHLSLKHFVVVSAAELSFGPGLTVISGETGAGKSLLVDALGLISGLRADSGVVRHGADRAELVAEFSLQHSAAAAAWLRDNELDEDEACQVRRVIRADGGSRAWINGRPATLGQLADLASRLVEIHGQHEHQALLAKGSQLALLDAYARNDGARAAVDTAARGWTALLREREALIAKGDVSERIGWLEHQYHELERETLEPEAIARLLADHKRHAHAAGLIAACDAAFARLGGEDGPSLSRALQQVRGELQRVAEHEARLTDVDAMLDAAAIQIDEALALLGRVRDDLDLDPSAFDTLEQRLGRLHELARKHRVAPEQLAAHRDGLAAELELLRGAGERLARLDGEIAAAAQAWRRAADALTGSRREAATALSAATTALIAELGMGGGRFDIALEPIGEDRPDPQGAERVEFLVAANPGQPPRALRKVASGGELSRVSLAIEVAALGLDAVPSMVFDEVDSGIGGAVAEIVGQKLRALGASRQVLCVTHLPQVAAQGHAHYRVSKSASDGVTQSLVQRLDPKQREEELARMLGGVELTKEVRAAAKRLLADVD; from the coding sequence ATGCTCACCCACCTGTCCCTCAAGCATTTCGTCGTGGTCAGCGCCGCCGAACTCAGCTTCGGCCCCGGCCTGACCGTGATTTCGGGCGAAACCGGCGCCGGCAAGTCGCTGCTGGTCGACGCCCTGGGCCTGATCTCCGGCCTGCGCGCCGACAGCGGCGTGGTCCGCCACGGCGCCGACCGCGCCGAGCTGGTGGCCGAGTTCTCGCTGCAGCACTCCGCCGCCGCGGCCGCCTGGCTGCGCGACAACGAGCTGGACGAGGACGAGGCCTGCCAGGTGCGCCGGGTGATCCGCGCCGACGGCGGCTCGCGCGCCTGGATCAACGGCCGCCCCGCCACCCTGGGCCAGCTCGCCGACCTGGCCTCGCGCCTGGTCGAGATCCACGGCCAGCACGAACACCAGGCGCTGCTGGCCAAGGGCAGCCAGCTCGCCCTGCTCGACGCCTACGCCCGCAACGACGGCGCCCGTGCCGCGGTCGACACCGCCGCGCGCGGCTGGACCGCGCTGCTGCGCGAGCGCGAGGCGCTGATCGCCAAGGGCGACGTGTCCGAGCGCATCGGCTGGCTGGAGCACCAGTACCACGAGCTGGAGCGCGAAACCCTGGAGCCCGAGGCGATCGCGCGCCTGCTCGCCGACCACAAGCGCCACGCCCACGCCGCCGGCCTGATCGCCGCCTGCGACGCCGCCTTCGCCCGCCTCGGCGGCGAGGACGGCCCTTCGCTGTCGCGCGCCCTGCAGCAGGTGCGCGGCGAGCTGCAGCGCGTGGCCGAGCACGAGGCGCGGCTGACCGACGTCGACGCCATGCTCGACGCCGCCGCCATTCAGATCGACGAGGCCCTGGCCTTGCTGGGCCGCGTGCGCGACGACCTGGACCTGGACCCCTCCGCCTTCGACACCCTGGAACAGCGCCTGGGCCGCCTGCACGAGCTCGCGCGCAAGCACCGCGTCGCCCCCGAGCAGTTGGCCGCGCACCGCGACGGCCTGGCCGCCGAACTGGAACTGCTGCGCGGCGCCGGCGAACGCCTGGCCCGCCTGGACGGCGAGATCGCCGCCGCCGCCCAGGCCTGGCGCCGCGCCGCCGACGCCCTCACCGGCTCGCGCCGCGAGGCCGCCACCGCACTGTCGGCCGCCACCACCGCCCTGATCGCCGAACTGGGCATGGGCGGCGGCCGCTTCGATATCGCCCTGGAACCCATAGGCGAGGACCGTCCCGACCCGCAGGGCGCCGAACGGGTGGAATTCCTGGTCGCCGCCAACCCCGGCCAGCCGCCGCGCGCGCTGCGCAAGGTCGCCTCCGGCGGCGAACTCTCGCGCGTGTCGCTGGCCATCGAGGTCGCGGCCCTGGGCCTGGACGCGGTGCCCAGCATGGTCTTCGACGAGGTCGACTCCGGCATCGGCGGCGCCGTGGCCGAAATCGTCGGCCAGAAACTGCGCGCCCTGGGCGCCAGCCGCCAAGTCCTGTGCGTGACCCACCTGCCGCAGGTCGCGGCGCAGGGGCATGCGCATTACCGGGTCAGCAAGTCGGCCAGCGACGGGGTCACCCAGAGCCTGGTCCAGCGCCTGGACCCCAAGCAGCGCGAGGAAGAGCTGGCGCGCATGCTGGGCGGCGTGGAACTGACCAAGGAAGTGCGCGCCGCGGCCAAGCGCCTGCTGGCCGACGTCGACTGA
- the dnaJ gene encoding molecular chaperone DnaJ, producing MSKRDYYEVLGVQRNASDEDLKKAYRRCAMKYHPDRNPGDKAAEESFKECKEAYEVLSDGNRRRAYDQHGHAAFEHGMGGGAGPGAGYADMGDIFGDIFGNIFGGGGAQRAPRRGADIGYVMELSLEEAVGGLDKQIEIPTLDECETCDGTGSADGKLETCTTCNGRGQVRFQRGIFSMQQACPQCGGRGQTVADPCKDCHGQGRVERTKTLQVKIPAGVDNGDRIRLTGEGEAGPAGSPPGDLYVEVRVREHEIFQRDGDDLHCDVPIRISQAALGDTIRVPTLGGEVELRIPAETQSGKLFRLRDKGVQSVRSRKPGDLYCRAVVETPVNLTNEQRELLEKFEATFVGEGARRHSPRSSTFLDGVKGFWDRMTS from the coding sequence ATGAGCAAACGCGACTATTACGAAGTGCTGGGCGTGCAACGCAACGCCAGCGACGAAGACCTGAAGAAGGCCTACCGCCGCTGCGCGATGAAGTACCACCCCGACCGCAACCCCGGCGACAAGGCCGCCGAGGAATCGTTCAAGGAGTGCAAGGAAGCCTACGAGGTGCTGTCCGACGGCAACCGCCGGCGCGCCTACGACCAGCACGGCCACGCCGCGTTCGAGCACGGCATGGGCGGCGGCGCCGGTCCCGGCGCGGGCTACGCCGACATGGGCGACATTTTCGGCGACATTTTCGGCAACATCTTCGGCGGAGGCGGCGCCCAGCGCGCTCCGCGCCGCGGCGCCGACATCGGCTACGTGATGGAACTGTCGCTGGAGGAAGCGGTCGGCGGTCTGGACAAGCAGATCGAAATCCCGACCCTGGACGAGTGCGAGACCTGCGACGGCACCGGTTCGGCCGACGGCAAGCTGGAAACCTGCACCACCTGCAACGGCCGCGGCCAGGTGCGCTTCCAGCGCGGCATCTTCTCCATGCAGCAGGCCTGCCCGCAGTGCGGCGGCCGCGGCCAGACCGTGGCCGACCCGTGCAAGGACTGCCACGGCCAGGGCCGGGTCGAACGCACCAAGACCCTGCAGGTCAAGATTCCGGCCGGCGTGGACAACGGCGACCGCATCCGCCTGACCGGCGAAGGCGAGGCCGGCCCGGCCGGTTCGCCGCCGGGCGACCTGTACGTGGAAGTGCGCGTGCGCGAGCACGAGATCTTCCAGCGCGACGGCGACGACCTGCACTGCGACGTGCCCATCCGCATCTCCCAGGCCGCGCTCGGCGACACCATCCGCGTGCCCACCCTGGGCGGCGAGGTCGAGCTGCGCATTCCGGCCGAAACCCAGAGCGGCAAGCTGTTCCGCCTGCGCGACAAGGGCGTGCAGTCGGTGCGCAGCCGCAAGCCCGGCGACCTGTACTGCCGCGCGGTGGTGGAAACGCCGGTCAATCTGACCAACGAGCAGCGCGAGTTGCTGGAGAAGTTCGAGGCCACCTTCGTCGGCGAGGGCGCGCGCCGCCATTCGCCGCGCTCGTCGACCTTCCTGGACGGCGTGAAGGGCTTTTGGGACCGAATGACCTCATAA
- the hrcA gene encoding heat-inducible transcriptional repressor HrcA yields MSRRPSDLSLDPRARQLLRTLIGRYIHSGEPVGSQTLARHAGLDVSPATIRNILSDLEDAGLLSAPHTSAGRVPTAQGYRLFVDSLLQVRPLPDGELARLRSELPAGTGTQALLGSASELLSAMTHFVGVVSVPKREQFAFRRIDFVALDAQRVLAILVLADSDVQNRILQTRRPFEASELERVANYLNTHFAGRPVAEIRATLLHELRSAQSEMAALLAQSVELAEQALAPEPDDDMVLAGQTRLMGVQELSDLERLRELFEAFARKREILQLLERTVHAPGVRIFIGEETGLAPLEGVSLVTAPYTAGGRVLGVLGVIGPTRMAYDRVIPVVQAAADALGDAFKADG; encoded by the coding sequence ATGAGCCGCCGCCCTTCCGACCTGAGCCTGGACCCGCGCGCGCGGCAGCTGCTGCGCACGCTGATCGGGCGCTACATCCACAGCGGCGAGCCGGTGGGTTCGCAGACGCTGGCGCGCCATGCCGGCCTGGACGTGAGCCCGGCGACGATCCGCAACATCCTGTCCGACCTGGAAGACGCCGGCCTGCTCAGCGCGCCGCACACCTCGGCCGGGCGCGTGCCCACCGCCCAGGGCTACCGGCTGTTCGTGGACTCGCTGCTGCAGGTGCGGCCGCTGCCGGACGGCGAACTGGCGCGGCTGCGCAGCGAGCTGCCGGCCGGCACCGGCACCCAGGCCCTGCTGGGCAGCGCCTCGGAGCTGCTGTCGGCGATGACCCATTTCGTCGGCGTGGTCAGCGTGCCCAAGCGCGAGCAGTTCGCGTTCCGGCGCATCGACTTCGTCGCCCTGGACGCGCAGCGGGTGCTGGCGATCCTGGTGCTGGCCGACAGCGACGTGCAGAACCGCATCCTGCAGACCCGGCGGCCGTTCGAGGCGAGCGAGCTGGAGCGGGTGGCCAATTACTTGAACACCCATTTCGCCGGCCGGCCGGTGGCGGAAATCCGCGCCACCTTGCTGCACGAGCTGCGCAGCGCGCAGTCGGAGATGGCCGCATTGCTGGCGCAATCGGTGGAGCTGGCCGAGCAGGCGCTGGCGCCGGAGCCGGACGACGACATGGTGCTGGCCGGGCAGACCCGGCTGATGGGCGTGCAGGAGCTGTCGGACCTGGAGCGCCTGCGCGAACTGTTCGAGGCCTTCGCCCGCAAGCGCGAGATCCTGCAGTTGCTCGAGCGCACCGTGCATGCGCCGGGCGTGCGCATCTTCATCGGCGAGGAAACCGGGCTGGCGCCGCTGGAAGGGGTGTCGCTGGTGACCGCACCGTACACCGCCGGCGGCCGCGTGCTGGGCGTGCTGGGCGTGATCGGCCCCACCCGCATGGCTTACGACCGGGTGATTCCGGTGGTGCAGGCGGCGGCGGATGCGCTGGGGGATGCGTTCAAGGCCGATGGCTGA
- the fur gene encoding ferric iron uptake transcriptional regulator, with protein sequence MESQDLRNAGLKVTHPRMRILELLEQSKPRHMTAEDIYRMLLEKGEDIGLATVYRVLTQFESAGLVLKHNFEAGQSVYELDRGHHHDHMVDIETGKITEFESVEIEELQRKIAAKHGYEIEEHSLVLYVRKKR encoded by the coding sequence ATGGAATCGCAGGATCTGCGCAACGCCGGGCTCAAGGTCACCCATCCGCGCATGCGGATCCTGGAGCTGCTGGAGCAGTCCAAGCCGCGCCACATGACGGCCGAAGACATCTACCGGATGCTGCTGGAAAAGGGCGAGGACATCGGCCTGGCCACGGTCTACCGCGTGCTGACCCAGTTCGAGTCGGCCGGCCTGGTGCTCAAGCACAACTTCGAGGCCGGGCAGTCGGTGTACGAGCTGGACCGCGGCCATCACCACGACCACATGGTGGACATCGAGACCGGCAAGATCACCGAGTTCGAGAGCGTGGAGATCGAGGAATTGCAGCGCAAGATCGCGGCCAAGCACGGCTACGAGATCGAGGAGCATTCGCTGGTGCTGTACGTGCGCAAGAAGCGCTGA
- the grpE gene encoding nucleotide exchange factor GrpE yields MNQHDPHSDAPLDGPDSAAELNEADGLRAELAKVRDEALRERAELDNQRKRLARDIDMARKFANERLLGDLLPVIDSLEAGLAAAGGDAGALREGMELTLRQLLKVAADNGLVAVDPAGQPFNPEHHQAMSMVPAPGVAPGHVVQVYQKGWLLNERLLRPALVVVSQDA; encoded by the coding sequence ATGAACCAGCACGATCCCCATTCCGACGCCCCCCTAGACGGCCCCGACAGCGCGGCCGAACTCAACGAGGCCGACGGCCTGCGCGCCGAGCTGGCCAAGGTGCGCGACGAGGCGCTGCGCGAGCGCGCCGAACTCGACAACCAGCGCAAGCGCCTGGCCCGCGACATCGACATGGCGCGCAAGTTCGCCAACGAGCGCCTGCTGGGCGACCTGCTGCCGGTGATCGACAGCCTGGAAGCCGGCCTGGCAGCGGCCGGCGGCGATGCCGGCGCGCTGCGCGAAGGCATGGAGCTGACCCTGCGCCAGCTGCTCAAGGTGGCCGCCGACAACGGTCTGGTGGCGGTGGATCCCGCCGGCCAGCCCTTCAACCCCGAGCATCACCAGGCCATGAGCATGGTGCCGGCACCGGGCGTGGCGCCGGGCCACGTGGTCCAGGTCTACCAGAAGGGTTGGCTGCTCAACGAGCGCCTGCTGCGCCCGGCCCTGGTCGTGGTCAGCCAGGACGCCTGA
- the smpB gene encoding SsrA-binding protein SmpB — translation MAKNANNKAGKDKGKGGAGGTIALNKRSRHDYHLEQRYEAGLALQGWELKAIRAGRANIGDAYAMIRDGEMYLYGSQITPLISASTHVVAEERRSRKLLLHRREIDNLIGRVQRDGYTVVLTALYWKGNKVKAEIALAKGKQAHDKREASKERDWAREKQRVMRRHNRDA, via the coding sequence ATGGCTAAGAATGCAAACAACAAGGCCGGCAAGGATAAAGGAAAGGGCGGCGCCGGCGGCACCATCGCGCTGAACAAGCGCTCGCGCCACGACTACCACCTGGAGCAGCGCTACGAGGCCGGCCTGGCCCTGCAGGGCTGGGAGCTCAAGGCGATCCGCGCCGGCCGCGCCAACATCGGCGACGCCTACGCGATGATCCGCGACGGCGAGATGTACCTGTACGGCTCGCAGATCACCCCGCTGATCTCCGCCTCCACCCATGTCGTGGCCGAAGAACGCCGCAGCCGCAAGCTGCTCCTGCACCGGCGCGAAATCGACAACCTGATCGGTCGCGTCCAGCGCGACGGCTACACCGTGGTGCTGACCGCGCTGTACTGGAAGGGCAACAAGGTCAAGGCCGAAATCGCCCTGGCCAAGGGCAAGCAGGCCCACGACAAGCGCGAAGCCAGCAAGGAACGCGATTGGGCGCGCGAGAAGCAGCGGGTGATGCGGCGGCACAATCGGGACGCTTGA